Proteins from a genomic interval of Salmo trutta chromosome 39, fSalTru1.1, whole genome shotgun sequence:
- the LOC115179542 gene encoding gastrula zinc finger protein XlCGF7.1 isoform X2 has protein sequence MASETLEDCSQTLELNVIIKDEEEEEEIGGRVETFSTSREQQQEDHRAKRSHHCPHCEEIFPILSKLKIHLKIHTGEKPYSCSDCGGRFSRLDTLKCHHRIHTGEKPYSCFDCGKCFKTSTELKSHQRRHTGEKPYSCSDCGESFSRLDTLKCHQQIHTGVKPYSCSECGKSFSQQGNLKTHQRIHKGEKPYSCSDCGKGFKTSTELKSHQRTHTGEKPHYCSDCGASFSQLSNLRRHQRIHKGEKPYYCSDCGTSFSQLSNLKTHQRIHKKEKLHQFSQTS, from the exons atggcatcagagacgctggaagactgcagtcaaacactggaactGAATGTCATCAttaaagatgaggaggaggaggaggagattg GAGGCCGTGTTGAGAcattctctacatccagagagcaacagcaggaagatcacaGAGCTAAGAGGTCTCATCACTGCCCACATTGTGAGGAGATTTTCCCAATTCTATCAAAGCTCAAAATACACctaaaaatacacacaggagagaagccttactcctgctctgactgtggggggAGATTCTCCCGATTGGATACCTTAAAATGTCACCAccgaatacatacaggagagaagccttactcctgctttGACTGTGGTAAATGCTTTAAAACATCAACTGAGCTAAAATCGCATCAgcgaagacacacaggagagaagccttactcttgCTCTGACTGTGGGGAGAGTTTCTCCCGATTGGATACCTTAAAATGTCACCAACAAATACATACAGGagtgaagccttactcctgctctgaatgtggaaagagtttctctcaacaGGGCAACTTAAAAACACACCAACGTATACataaaggagagaagccttactcctgctctgactgtgggaaaggcTTTAAAACATCAACTGAGCTAAAAtctcatcagagaacacacacaggagagaagcctcactactgctctgactgtggggcgAGTTTCTCTCAATTGAGCAATTTAAGAAGACACCAACGGATACataaaggagagaagccttactactgctctgactgtgggacaAGTTTCTCTCAATTGAGCAACTTAAAAACACACCAACGTATACATAAAAAAGAGAAGCTTCATCAATTCTCTCAGACCAGCTAA
- the LOC115179542 gene encoding gastrula zinc finger protein XlCGF7.1 isoform X1 codes for MASETLEDCSQTLELNVIIKDEEEEEEIGKSVSHGGRVETFSTSREQQQEDHRAKRSHHCPHCEEIFPILSKLKIHLKIHTGEKPYSCSDCGGRFSRLDTLKCHHRIHTGEKPYSCFDCGKCFKTSTELKSHQRRHTGEKPYSCSDCGESFSRLDTLKCHQQIHTGVKPYSCSECGKSFSQQGNLKTHQRIHKGEKPYSCSDCGKGFKTSTELKSHQRTHTGEKPHYCSDCGASFSQLSNLRRHQRIHKGEKPYYCSDCGTSFSQLSNLKTHQRIHKKEKLHQFSQTS; via the exons atggcatcagagacgctggaagactgcagtcaaacactggaactGAATGTCATCAttaaagatgaggaggaggaggaggagattggTAAATCTGTTAGTCATG GAGGCCGTGTTGAGAcattctctacatccagagagcaacagcaggaagatcacaGAGCTAAGAGGTCTCATCACTGCCCACATTGTGAGGAGATTTTCCCAATTCTATCAAAGCTCAAAATACACctaaaaatacacacaggagagaagccttactcctgctctgactgtggggggAGATTCTCCCGATTGGATACCTTAAAATGTCACCAccgaatacatacaggagagaagccttactcctgctttGACTGTGGTAAATGCTTTAAAACATCAACTGAGCTAAAATCGCATCAgcgaagacacacaggagagaagccttactcttgCTCTGACTGTGGGGAGAGTTTCTCCCGATTGGATACCTTAAAATGTCACCAACAAATACATACAGGagtgaagccttactcctgctctgaatgtggaaagagtttctctcaacaGGGCAACTTAAAAACACACCAACGTATACataaaggagagaagccttactcctgctctgactgtgggaaaggcTTTAAAACATCAACTGAGCTAAAAtctcatcagagaacacacacaggagagaagcctcactactgctctgactgtggggcgAGTTTCTCTCAATTGAGCAATTTAAGAAGACACCAACGGATACataaaggagagaagccttactactgctctgactgtgggacaAGTTTCTCTCAATTGAGCAACTTAAAAACACACCAACGTATACATAAAAAAGAGAAGCTTCATCAATTCTCTCAGACCAGCTAA